In the genome of Mesorhizobium sp. NBSH29, the window GACCGGCCGGCTGGAATCGGTGTTTGCGCAGATCAATTCCTATCCGCATCTTCTGCCCGAGACGATCAGCGATAGCCCGGACAGGTTCAAGGATGCTGAACTTGCCACGCGCGCCCGGCCCATATTGGACAATGCCTATGCCAAAGAAATCGGCGAGATGCAGGCATTGTTCGAAAAGCGCGCTGGCGACCGGCGCACGACCACCGACATTTCCGATGCTGCACGCGCCGCAACCTTCGGCGCGATCCAAACCCTGCTGGTCGATATAGATTCAGTCATCCCCGGATATGTCGATGACGAAACCGGCGCAGTGACCTTAGTCGAAAAGGATGATGCAAAGGCCTACGGCATTGTCGATGAGATCGCGGCAAGAGCCTTTGCCGCCGGCGCGCGTGTCATGGGCGTGCGCCGCGAAGACATCCCAGGCGGCGGCGAACTGGCCGCGATCCTGCGCTACCCGATGTGACACTGTCGGCAGGCCGGTATATCAAGGCTGTGGGCGAAAGAAGGCCCCACTTCACGCCGGGGTTTGCCTGCCGCCAGCAGCCTCTGGAGGCAGACGTTTTTTCCGCTTCACGCATCACCTAGGCGCCAACCTAGTTGATGGACGCTGCGGGCGCCTTGGCTCTGCCCACCGGTTTCCGGGGGTTTGGTGCGGGATCAGATGGCTGAGACTGCTCTATTGAGAGTGCCTTCCCATCCGCGCATGTTGAAGCGGTTGCGTCAGCACCGTTGCAAAGCCAGTATTTCTCGCAATTCAAATAGCAGGAACGCTGCGAAGCCACAGTTTTGTTGTTGCGATCGCACCAAGCTTTGCACTCCTCCACGCCTGCCTTCATGGGCCTCTTCTCTTTGGCAAGAGCGAGCGTGGGGTTTTGAATAAGCGAGGCCACGACGATCACACCAAATACCGCTGTGACGCCCCAGCACTTACGAACGAAGTACAGCATCATGGTTCTCCTGTTGAAGAAACTCCGACTGCGAAGAGTGATATAGCACTTCGCATTGACCTCCGATACTGGGTCTACGCGTCCCGCTGGTCCAGCATCATGCCCGTGAAGACCCCGTCCAAAATACCACTATGAAAGCCGCGCTCACCCTGAAAAGCGGCTTCCAAAATCTCCGTACAGCGTATATATTTCGTACAGCAACGCGGAGCCGAACCATCCCGAAAGCCACAGAAACCACTCGTCGAGAGCGCCACAAGGCGGAACTGCGCGCTGAACTTGTCGCCGCCGCGCATGACCTGGTACGCGAGCAGGGCTATGATGGCCTCACCATCCGCAAGCTGGCGCAAAAGGTCGGCTATGCGCCGATGTCGGTCTATTCCTACTTCGCCGACAAGCAGGCGATACTTTTTGCCCTGGCCGAAGACGTGTTCGAGCGACTGGCACAGCGCGCAACCCGCAACCAACCCACAGAGCCGCTGGCGTCGCTGATCCATGGCATGCACGAATTCGCAGCCTTCGGGTTCGAAAACCCCAACGAATACCGCATCATCTTCATGACTGAAAAGGCGATGGACGCCGAGACTGCCGAGCAGCATCTGAAGCACAACCCCGCGTTGGCCGGCATGCGCGGTTGCGTCCTCGCCTGTCTCGACGCGGGCATTTTGACTGGCGACGCCCATGCTATCACCACGTTTTTGTGGACTACCGCGCATGGCGCGATCTCGGCTGTCATCAGCTTTCCGCACTATCCGTTTGGCGACGGGCTGAGCTACGCCGACACTGTCATCGATCTGGCAATTGCCGCTGTCAAAGCTGGCAAGGTGCCGCCAATCTGCAATGACGCCACCTGCTGCTGAAGCAGCCATCAAAAGAATCTCGTACGCGTACAATTTTCTATCTTGAAACCGCTGCTCAATATCCGTATCTGTACAACTATCGTACATGTACATGGAGCTTCCGATGAAAAAGCCTATCCTCGTGCTCGCTGCTCTCGCCGCATTCTCGGCGCCAGCATTGGCCAATGATTTCGCCGCCACACTGCACTATCCAGATGCCCCCAAATCCGTCGCCCAGACACGCAATCTCGACCAGCTTTCCACCGGGTCGATCTCCCGCGATCCGGTTTCTGTCCAAACAAGCAAAAAGCAGCATCAGGACAAGACCGTCGGCGCCAAGAAGCGCTAGGTCAAAGGTGTTGGAACCCGTCAGCAGCGGATCAAACCCTGCTGACGGGATGGTGTCAGTACGCCTGTGTCAGGGTGCCCCCATCGAAAACATGGGATACACCGCACAATGTCCAACTTCACCCCGCCGCATGCTATTGTCTGGACCGAGGTCCCGGTAACTGACCTTGCTATGGCAAAGGCATTTTACACCGCCGTTTTGCAGAGCGAACTGACCGATCAGGAAATGGGGCCCTTCCCGACTGCGGTCTTCCCCAAAAGCGGCAAAGACTCTGTCGCGGGGCATTTATATGTTGGCAAACCGGCATCGCCTGGAACCGGAGCCACGGTGCATTTTGCAGCACCCACGCCGCTGGAGGATTCACTGGAGCGCGTGAAAGCTGCAGGCGGCCAGGTCGTTTCCGATATTGTCGAAATTCCCGATGGCCGGTTTGCCTATTGCATGGACCCGGATGGAAACTCGTTCGGGCTGTTTGCCTAGCCGAACCGTACCGGCAGCTGGGTATTCGCTGTACGCTGCGAAGTAAATCAGGCGCCTGGGGTGGTTCTGCGTCGGCGGCGATCCTTGCCAAGTCCGGTCTCTTCCAGCAGGCCCTTGCGCTTAGCGTGGTAGTAATAGCCGCT includes:
- a CDS encoding VOC family protein; protein product: MSNFTPPHAIVWTEVPVTDLAMAKAFYTAVLQSELTDQEMGPFPTAVFPKSGKDSVAGHLYVGKPASPGTGATVHFAAPTPLEDSLERVKAAGGQVVSDIVEIPDGRFAYCMDPDGNSFGLFA
- a CDS encoding TetR/AcrR family transcriptional regulator — protein: MKAALTLKSGFQNLRTAYIFRTATRSRTIPKATETTRRERHKAELRAELVAAAHDLVREQGYDGLTIRKLAQKVGYAPMSVYSYFADKQAILFALAEDVFERLAQRATRNQPTEPLASLIHGMHEFAAFGFENPNEYRIIFMTEKAMDAETAEQHLKHNPALAGMRGCVLACLDAGILTGDAHAITTFLWTTAHGAISAVISFPHYPFGDGLSYADTVIDLAIAAVKAGKVPPICNDATCC